One genomic segment of Drosophila melanogaster chromosome 3R includes these proteins:
- the Desat2 gene encoding desaturase 2 has product MAPYSRIYHQDKSSRETGVLFEDDAQTVDGDLTTDRFQLKRAEKRRLPLVWRNIILFALVHLAALYGLHSIFTRAKLATTLFAAGLYIIGMLGVTAGAHRLWAHRTYKAKWPLRLLLVIFNTIAFQDAVYHWARDHRVHHKYSETDADPHNATRGFFFSHVGWLLCKKHPDIKEKGRGLDLSDLRADPILMFQRKHYYILMPLACFVLPTVIPMVYWNETLASSWFVATMFRWCFQLNMTWLVNSAAHKFGNRPYDKTMNPTQNAFVSAFTFGEGWHNYHHAFPWDYKTAEWGCYSLNITTAFIDLFAKIGWAYDLKTVAPDVIQRRVLRTGDGSHELWGWGDKDLTAEDARNVLLVDKSR; this is encoded by the exons ATGGCGCCCTACTCAAGGATATACCATCAGGATAAGTCCTCCAGAGAAACGGGTGTCCTTTTCGAGGACGATGCGCAAACAGTCGACGGTGACCTGACCACCGACAGATTCCAGTTGAAACGAGCTGAGAAGCGTCGGCTACCCCTAGTCTGGCGGAATATAATCCTGTTCGCATTGGTCCACCTGGCTGCTCTATATGGCCTGCACTCCATATTCACAAGGGCGAAACTGGCAACCACACTTTTCG CTGCCGGATTGTATATCATTGGCATGCTGGGCGTTACAGCCGGTGCCCATCGTCTATGGGCGCATCGCACCTACAAGGCCAAGTGGCCCCTGCGCCTGCTCCTGGTCATCTTCAATACGATCGCCTTTCAGGATGCCGTCTACCATTGGGCCCGTGACCATCGCGTCCACCACAAATACTCGGAAACTGATGCAGATCCTCACAACGCCACCAGGGGATTTTTCTTCTCGCATGTGGGCTGGCTGCTCTGCAAAAAGCATCCGGATATTAAGGAAAAGGGAAGGGGACTGGATCTCTCCGACCTGCGCGCCGATCCCATCTTGATGTTCCAACGaaa gCACTATTATATCCTCATGCCGCTGGCCTGCTTCGTTCTGCCCACCGTTATTCCAATGGTTTACTGGAATGAGACGCTGGCCTCCTCTTGGTTTGTGGCCACCATGTTCAGGTGGTGCTTCCAGCTAAACATGACCTGGCTGGTGAACAGCGCGGCCCATAAATTCGGAAATCGCCCATACGACAA GACCATGAATCCTACCCAGAATGCCTTTGTATCGGCCTTCACCTTTGGCGAGGGGTGGCACAACTACCATCACGCGTTTCCGTGGGACTACAAGACGGCCGAATGGGGTTGCTACTCCCTGAATATAACGACGGCCTTCATCGACTTGTTCGCCAAGATCGGCTGGGCCTACGACCTGAAGACGGTGGCTCCCGACGTGATCCAGCGACGAGTGCTCCGCACTGGCGACGGTAGCCACGAACTGTGGGGCTGGGGCGATAAGGACCTGACAGCGGAGGATGCCAGGAACGTGCTCCTTGTGGATAAAAGTAGATGA
- the Aos1 gene encoding activator of SUMO 1 — translation MVVDMDTSETAVELTEAENELYDRQIRLWGLESQKRLRTAKILIAGLCGLGAEITKNIILSGVNSVKLLDDKDVTEEDFCSQFLVPRESLNTNRAEASLTRARALNPMVDISADREPLKEKTSEFFGQFDVVVVNGATNEELLRIDTICRDLGVKFIATDVWGTFGFYFASLQKHSYVEDVIKHKVVANSEKKKKYETVSIPTQRDVDYPGYSAWLDFDVTEPSYLRKLKRNGPGVLLLSVLQKFRTTHKRDPSYKTREADLELLRGIRDELLPNSILGDEALGLIFAQISPAVAVVGGVVAQEVIKVVTKLEAPHRNLFVFDPETCAGYVEAIGAK, via the exons atggtcGTGGATATGGACACCAGCGAGACAGCCGTGGAGCTCACTGAGGCGGAGAACGAGCTGTACGACAGACAAATCCGACTCTGGGGTCTGGAATCTCAGAAACG CCTTCGCACGGCCAAGATTCTCATCGCTGGACTGTGCGGCCTGGGCGCCGAGATAACCAAGAACATCATCCTGTCCGGAGTGAACTCCGTGAAGCTGCTGGATGACAAGGACGTAACCGAGGAGGACTTTTGTTCACAATTCCTTGTCCCCCGTGAATCGCTGAACACCAACCGGGCCGAAGCATCATTGACACGGGCACGTGCTCTCAATCCCATGGTGGACATCTCCGCCGACCGCGAGCCCTTGAAGGAGAAGACCTCTGAGTTCTTCGGTCAGTTCGACGTTGTGGTGGTCAATGGCGCGACCAACGAGGAACTGTTGCGCATTGACACCATTTGCCGGGACCTGGGCGTCAAGTTCATAGCCACCGATGTGTGGGGCACCTTCGGGTTCTACTTTGCCAGTCTGCAGAAGCACAGCTACGTCGA GGATGTTATTAAGCACAAGGTCGTAGCCAATTCGGAGAAGAAAAAGAAGTATGAAACCGTGTCCATTCCAACGCAGCGTGATGTGGATTATCCCGGCTACTCTGCCTGGCTTGATTTCGATGTTACCGAGCCTAGTTATTTGCGAAAATTGAAGCGCAATGGCCCGGGTGTTTTGCTATTAAGTGTCCTGCAAAAGTTCCGCACAACCCACAAGCGGGATCCCAGCTACAAGACCCGAGAAGCTGACCTGGAATTGCTTCGCGGAATTCGCGACGAACTGCTGCCCAACTCTATACTGGGCGACGAAGCTCTAGGTCTGATTTTTGCACAGATCTCGCCAGCGGTCGCTGTTGTCGGCGGCGTTGTGGCACAAGAGGTCATCAAGGTGGTTACTAAATTGGAGGCGCCACACCGTAATCTGTTCGTTTTTGACCCAGAGACTTGTGCCGGATACGTTGAGGCCATCGGAGCGAAGTGA
- the Srlp gene encoding Spliceosome-ribosome linker protein, with product MLRKFGGLLAQQVGQQARFTAASRTFSSTKALHKDPATQEAEAAPPKNILVEKDKNITLIGINRPQQRNAIDSLTASQLCDAFANFEADDTSPVAVLYGVGGSFCSGFDILEISTDEKEEISVDILMRPEGSVGPTRRQIKKPVVCGINGYCIANGLELALMCDLRVMEESAVLGFFNRRFGVPMLDAGTIRLPAMIGLSRALDLILTGRPVGSQEAHDIGLVNRIVPTGTALGNALELATCLAKFPQRALIHDRNSVYSSTFETSTFHQAVQNEVMFTSREIIEDMQNGIKWFNQTFKPDTTHSWLKRDRSMADWDDEEVAEAAAQKEKLKQEQEAALAEAEKQKQAEKAQKRSKKTEESAAESVDSKDPKDKPNEK from the exons ATGCTTCGCAAATTTGGAGGTCTGTTGGCCCAGCAGGTGGGTCAGCAAGCACGTTTCACCGCCGCGAGTCGCACATTTTCCTCGACAAAAGCGCTGCACAAAG ATCCAGCGACCCAGGAAGCAGAGGCGGCGCCACCGAAGAACATCCTTGTGGAAAAGGATAAGAACATCACGCTGATCGGCATCAATCGACCGCAGCAGCGTAATGCCATCGATTCGCTTACTGCATCGCAGCTTTGCGACGCCTTCGCCAATTTCGAGGCGGACGACACGTCGCCGGTGGCCGTGCTGTACGGCGTGGGCGGCTCCTTTTGCTCCGGCTTCGACATCCTGGAGATTAGCACCGACGAGAAGGAGGAGATCAGCGTGGACATCCTGATGCGACCGGAGGGCTCCGTGGGTCCCACGCGTCGCCAGATCAAGAAGCCGGTCGTGTGCGGCATCAATGGCTACTGCATAGCCAACGGTCTGGAGCTGGCTCTCATGTGCGATCTGCGCGTGATGGAGGAGTCCGCAGTACTGGGATTTTTCAATCGACGCTTTGGAGTGCCAATGCTCGATGCCGGCACCATCCGGCTGCCGGCTATGATTGGATTGTCGCGTGCCCTGGACCTGATACTTACGGGACGTCCGGTGGGCTCCCAGGAGGCCCACGACATTGGACTGGTCAACAGGATTGTGCCCACAGGCACGGCCTTGGGCAATGCCCTGGAGCTGGCCACCTGTCTGGCCAAGTTCCCGCAACGCGCGCTCATCCACGATCGCAACTCGGTCTACTCGAGCACGTTCGAGACCTCAACGTTCCACCAGGCGGTGCAGAATGAGGTGATGTTCACGTCCCGTGAAATCATCGAGGACATGCAGAACGGCATCAAATGGTTCAACCAGA CCTTCAAGCCGGACACCACGCATTCGTGGCTAAAGCGCGACCGCTCGATGGCCGACTGGGACGATGAGGAAGTGGCTGAGGCTGCAGCGCAGAAGGAAAAACTaaaacaggagcaggaggctGCTCTGGCTGAGGccgaaaagcaaaagcaggCTGAAAAGGCGCAGAAAAGGTCGAAGAAGACCGAGGAAAGTGCGGCTGAAAGTGTCGATAGTAAAGATCCCAAGGATAAGCCAAACGAAAAGTAG
- the Pp1-87B gene encoding protein phosphatase 1 at 87B, which produces MGDVMNIDSIISRLLEVRGARPGKNVQLSEGEIRGLCLKSREIFLSQPILLELEAPLKICGDIHGQYYDLLRLFEYGGFPPESNYLFLGDYVDRGKQSLETICLLLAYKIKYSENFFLLRGNHECASINRIYGFYDECKRRYSIKLWKTFTDCFNCLPVAAIVDEKIFCCHGGLSPDLTSMEQIRRIMRPTDVPDQGLLCDLLWSDPDKDTMGWGENDRGVSFTFGAEVVAKFLQKHEFDLICRAHQVVEDGYEFFAKRMLVTLFSAPNYCGEFDNAGAMMSVDDTLMCSFQILKPADKRKK; this is translated from the coding sequence ATGGGCGACGTGATGAATATCGACAGCATAATATCGCGACTTCTCGAGGTGCGTGGGGCACGGCCAGGTAAAAACGTACAGCTCTCGGAGGGCGAGATCCGGGGACTTTGCTTGAAGTCGCGCGAGATCTTCCTGTCGCAGCCCATTCTGCTCGAGCTAGAGGCACCGTTGAAGATCTGCGGCGACATCCATGGACAGTACTACGATCTGTTGCGTCTGTTCGAGTACGGCGGCTTTCCGCCGGAATCGAATTACCTGTTCCTCGGCGACTACGTCGATCGCGGCAAGCAATCGCTGGAGACGATCTGCCTGCTGCTCGCCTACAAGATCAAATACTCGGAGAATTTCTTCCTGCTGCGCGGCAACCACGAATGCGCCAGCATTAATCGCATATACGGATTCTACGACGAATGCAAGCGTCGCTACAGCATCAAGTTGTGGAAGACATTCACGGACTGCTTCAACTGCCTGCCAGTGGCGGCCATTGTCGACGAGAAGATCTTCTGCTGCCACGGTGGTCTCAGTCCCGATTTGACCTCCATGGAGCAGATCCGTCGCATTATGCGGCCAACCGATGTGCCCGACCAGGGACTGCTGTGCGATCTCCTGTGGTCCGATCCCGATAAGGATACCATGGGCTGGGGCGAAAACGACCGCGGCGTTAGCTTCACCTTCGGTGCCGAGGTGGTGGCCAAGTTTTTGCAGAAGCACGAGTTCGATCTCATCTGCCGAGCCCATCAAGTCGTCGAGGATGGGTACGAGTTCTTTGCCAAACGCATGCTGGTCACCCTGTTCTCGGCGCCCAACTACTGCGGCGAGTTCGACAATGCCGGCGCCATGATGTCCGTGGACGATACGCTGATGTGCTCGTTCCAAATCCTCAAGCCAGCCGACAAGCGTAAAAAGTAA
- the CG5245 gene encoding uncharacterized protein → MDLANVDQRPVKDEPPQEDTFEEELIFISNSDFEELESEIKIENFCSYGKDLEPVKGVPSKLKTCKSKIAKKRPLRKQTDTFKCTQCQKTFTRKENLESHLRLHAEERPFECSHCSKSFGRRTHYKRHLLKHEKRPHKCSHCSKTFTQNSSLKQHLHEHTGERPFKCTQCSTSFARKSHLQVHLRTHSEERPFECTHCEKAFKNNSHLQEHLRTHQEARPFKCSHCSKSFKLRSILQKHLLTHAERSFKCTQCPKTFLQNDSLQIHLRVHAGEDPFKCPHCSETFARNSRLQLHLLEHAGKEPLKCSQCSATFAMRSLYRVHVRLHTRERQYKCAECSKSFFKKSHLVEHQQVHTGERPFKCTHCFKDFKCRTHLRVHMLDHIGEKVPKCSYCSKEFKLSSQLLVHLQEHTGKNQFECPHCSKSYTTSSTLHMHLRTHTGELPFKCSHCSKLFARSAEHQEHLRTHTGEKPYKCSHCSTRYTQKSSLGRHLRRTLCGTKSD, encoded by the coding sequence ATGGATCTGGCGAACGTAGATCAACGCCCCGTGAAGGACGAACCACCTCAAGAAGACACTTTCGAAGAAGAATTAATCTTCATTTCTAACAGCGACTTCGAAGAGCTTGAAAGCGAAATAAAGATTGAGAACTTCTGTAGTTATGGCAAAGATTTGGAGCCAGTTAAAGGCGTCCCGTCGAAGCTGAAGACGTGTAAATCCAAAATAGCAAAGAAGCGCCCCTTGCGAAAGCAAACAGATACGTTTAAGTGTACCCAATGCCAAAAGACGTTTACAAGAAAGGAAAACCTCGAATCACACTTGCGACTTCACGCAGAAGAACGTCCGTTCGAGTGTTCCCACTGCTCCAAGAGCTTTGGACGCAGGACGCATTACAAGCGACACTTGCTCAAACACGAAAAGCGACCTCATAAGTGTTCCCACTGCTCAAAAACCTTTACCCAGAATTCATCGCTTAAACAACATCTGCATGAGCACACAGGAGAGCGCCCCTTTAAGTGTACCCAGTGCTCGACGTCGTTCGCGCGAAAATCTCATCTTCAGGTACACTTACGTACGCATAGTGAAGAACGACCCTTTGAGTGTACCCATTGCGAAAAGgcatttaaaaacaattcaCATCTCCAGGAACACTTGCGAACGCATCAGGAGGCACGGCCCTTTAAGTGTTCCCACTGCTCAAAGAGTTTTAAGCTAAGATCAATTCTACAAAAGCACTTGCTGACGCACGCCGAACGATCCTTTAAGTGTACCCAGTGCCCGAAGACTTTTCTGCAGAATGATAGTTTGCAAATTCATTTGCGAGTGCACGCGGGCGAAGACCCGTTCAAGTGTCCCCATTGCTCAGAGACCTTTGCAAGGAATTCGAGACTTCAACTACACTTACTTGAGCACGCTGGAAAAGAGCCCCTGAAGTGTTCCCAGTGCTCAGCCACCTTTGCCATGAGGTCACTTTATCGAGTCCACGTGCGTTTGCATACAAGAGAGCGACAGTACAAGTGCGCCGAATGCTCGAAATCTTTCTTCAAGAAGTCACATCTTGTGGAGCATCAGCAAGTGCATACGGGAGAGCGGCCCTTTAAGTGTACCCACTGTTTCAAGGACTTCAAATGTCGTACGCATCTTCGGGTGCATATGCTTGATCATATTGGAGAAAAGGTACCCAAGTGTTCCTACTGCTCGAAGGAGTTTAAACTAAGCTCGCAACTGCTGGTGCACCTGCAAGAGCATACTGGAAAAAACCAATTCGAGTGTCCCCACTGCTCGAAGTCCTATACAACTAGCTCGACTCTTCACATGCATTTGCGAACGCACACGGGAGAATTGCCCTTCAAGTGTTCGCACTGCTCAAAATTGTTTGCGAGAAGCGCAGAACACCAGGAACACTTGCGAACGCATACGGGGGAAAAACCCTACAAGTGTTCACACTGCTCAACCCGATACACACAAAAGTCCAGTCTTGGGCGACACCTGCGGCGAACCCTATGCGGCACTAAATCGGATTAA
- the CG5641 gene encoding uncharacterized protein — protein sequence MVRGALRGGRPMRGGIRPPFKKTFVPRHPFDLTLAEVFFPKVPSAGAVDDSALTAALLKRNQDLSPTPSEQTAIGNLVTKVQAVLDNLVVAPGDLTTCQLEEVRQVGSFKKGTILTGNNVADVVVILKTLPTKEAVDALAKKVEADLKASMKTEVLTKGDQHTVQIHERGFDIANVHAKVRILIATLPQNLRKLEPEIHLDHKLMQSHLAAIRHTRWFEENAHHSSIKVLIRILKDLTRRFDAFSPLSAWMLDLIAHLAIMNNPSRQALPINLAFRRVFQLLSAGLFLPGSAGITDPTEPGHIRVHTAMTLEQQDVCCYTSQTLLRVLAHGGYKHILGLEGNTSVVREMSVWNGVCISPLTAVYEKPTDKKEGDLEEDIDMIENENEEEGSDDGAE from the exons ATGGTTCGCGGAGCTCTCCGAGGTGGCCGCCCCATGCGCGGCGGCATACGTCCGCCGTTCAAAAAGACATTCGTGCCGCGCCACCCCTTCGATCTGACCCTCGCGGAGGTCTTCTTTCCCAAAGTTCCATCCGCCGGCGCCGTTGACGATTCTGCTTTGACTGCG GCGCTGCTGAAGCGTAACCAGGACCTGAGTCCCACTCCCAGCGAGCAGACGGCTATTGGCAATCTAGTGACCAAGGTGCAGGCTGTTCTCGACAATCTGGTGGTTGCACCCGGGGATCTGACAACTTGT CAACTGGAGGAAGTGCGTCAGGTTGGCTCCTTCAAGAAGGGCACCATACTGACGGGCAACAATGTAGCCGATGTGGTGGTTATCCTCAAAACCCTGCCCACCAAGGAGGCCGTCGATgcgctggccaaaaaagtggAGGCCGACCTGAAGGCCAGCATGAAGACTGAAGTTCTGACCAAGGGCGATCAGCACACCGTACAGATCCATGAGCGGGGCTTCGACATCGCCAACGTGCATGCCAAGGTGCGCATTCTGATCGCCACCTTGCCGCAGAATCTTCGCAAGCTGGAGCCTGAGATCCATTTGGATCACAAACTGATGCAGAGCCATCTGGCTGCCATTCGGCACACGCGCTGGTTTGAGGAAAATGCCCACCACTCCTCGATAAAGGTGCTCATTCGCATTCTCAAGGATCTCACTAGGCGTTTCGACGCTTTTTCGCCGCTGTCGGCCTGGATGCTGGACCTGATCGCCCATTTGGCCATCATGAACAACCCGTCGCGACAGGCACTGCCCATCAACCTGGCCTTCCGTCGCGTCTTTCAGCTACTCTCCGCCGGGCTCTTCCTGCCGGGCTCGGCCGGCATCACGGATCCCACCGAGCCGGGACACATCCGTGTGCACACTGCCATGACATTGGAGCAGCAGGATGTGTGCTGCTACACATCGCAGACACTACTGCGCGTGCTGGCCCACGGCGGATACAAACACATTTTGGGACTGGAGGGCAACACCAGCGTTGTGCGCGAAATGTCCGTCTGGAACGGCGTGTGCATTTCCCCGCTGACCGCTGTCTACGAGAAGCCAACGGACAAGAAGGAGGGCGACCTCGAGGAGGACATCGACATGATCGAGAATGAGAACGAAGAAGAGGGCAGCGACGATGGCGCCGAGTAA
- the CG17202 gene encoding uncharacterized protein — MSFKPIDPKRDEIRRYLERGSVLDSLTKLFIRVIKERPENPMDYIRNHIGVVRHQHDKYERLQQDLQLANEEIQRLRAIINGINPDVLQGHQPVASSEVVVATEAPQTVAESTEAAEQQQQQQQQENGETELEKPNESSADVAEITAAVEACQIEGNSVVTTDEAAQPSPTVQAEASGSSE, encoded by the exons ATGTCCTTTAAG CCCATTGACCCGAAGCGCGACGAGATCCGGCGCTATCTAGAGCGCGGCAGCGTCCTGGACTCGCTGACCAAGCTCTTCATACGCGTGATCAAGGAGCGGCCCGAGAATCCCATGGACTACATCCGTAACCACATCGGCGTGGTGCGCCACCAGCACGACAAGTACGAGCGCCTGCAGCAGGATCTGCAGCTGGCCAACGAGGAGATCCAGCGTCTGCGCGCCATCATCAACGGCATCAATCCCGACGTGCTCCAGGGTCATCAGCCAGTGGCTTCAAGTGAAGTAGTGGTCGCAACGGAGGCGCCACAGACCGTGGCCGAGTCCACTGAGGcggcggagcagcagcagcagcagcagcagcaggagaacGGCGAGACTGAGCTGGAGAAACCTAACGAAAGTTCGGCGGACGTTGCGGAGATAACTGCCGCTGTGGAGGCCTGCCAGATTGAGGGGAACTCGGTGGTGACCACCGATGAAGCCGCACAGCCAAGCCCAACCGTCCAAGCTGAAGCCAGTGGCTCCAGTGAGTAG
- the Scgbeta gene encoding sarcoglycan beta, which yields MMHTFENTFIRGPSPSYSDDANSENALSVTLPIGGVVPDLDFCRDDSKTDTGDYFDEKYNSDSCSRLHPGHQGRNTFAFWTIVVLLLVLTVGNLLLTLTIVGVLRLGKGVQGMEVIPEVDLVKFYGTTDLERVQTNSIGQIHGFSDVPVTISSDAGDGEGGVHVRVFRNGNGAASERDRIVLNREGILVQATNLFEVKDPVDKQPIFTTHRPQYNIPGGVEALQAKVVSASGIVSPIDESLVLESDGRMAIRGSEGVYFDGASVDMQAEHHILINSTQGATILEAGTGIFLDMDRIPIVSSELGLRTGSVQYKICVCMPHGTLFRIAIPRVHNGPKITCAHFSGKDDPCEIN from the coding sequence ATGATGCACACATTCGAGAACACCTTCATCCGTGGACCATCGCCGTCATATTCCGACGACGCCAACTCGGAGAACGCGCTCTCTGTGACGCTGCCCATTGGAGGAGTTGTGCCGGACTTGGACTTTTGTCGCGACGACTCGAAAACGGATACGGGCGATTACTTCGATGAGAAGTACAACAGCGACAGCTGCTCCCGCCTGCATCCGGGTCACCAGGGACGCAACACGTTCGCCTTCTGGACCAttgtggtgttgctgctggtgctgacCGTTGGCAATCTTCTGCTGACGCTCACCATTGTGGGTGTGCTTCGCCTGGGCAAAGGTGTCCAGGGCATGGAGGTGATACCCGAGGTGGATTTGGTGAAGTTCTACGGTACCACGGACTTGGAGCGCGTGCAGACGAACTCGATTGGCCAGATACACGGCTTCTCGGATGTCCCGGTGACCATCAGCAGTGATGCTGGTGACGGCGAGGGCGGCGTCCATGTGCGCGTCTTCCGCAATGGCAATGGAGCAGCCAGCGAACGCGATAGGATCGTCCTGAACAGGGAGGGTATCCTCGTGCAGGCCACGAACTTGTTCGAGGTCAAGGACCCCGTCGACAAGCAGCCGATTTTCACCACCCATCGTCCGCAGTATAACATTCCGGGCGGAGTGGAGGCGCTGCAGGCCAAAGTGGTTAGTGCCAGCGGCATCGTCAGTCCCATCGACGAGTCCCTGGTGCTGGAGAGCGACGGACGCATGGCCATCAGGGGATCCGAGGGCGTCTACTTCGACGGAGCCAGCGTTGACATGCAGGCCGAGCACCACATTCTCATCAACTCCACGCAGGGCGCCACCATCCTGGAGGCAGGCACGGGTATCTTTCTGGACATGGACCGCATTCCCATCGTCAGCTCCGAGCTGGGTCTCCGCACGGGCAGTGTGCAGTACAAGATTTGCGTGTGCATGCCGCATGGAACGCTCTTCCGGATCGCCATACCCAGGGTACACAACGGACCCAAGATCACATGCGCCCACTTCAGCGGCAAGGACGATCCCTGCGAGATCAACTAA
- the Prosalpha2 gene encoding proteasome alpha2 subunit, translated as MATERYSFSLTTFSPSGKLVQLEYALAAVSGGAPSVGIIASNGVVIATENKHKSPLYEQHSVHRVEMIYNHIGMVYSGMGPDYRLLVKQARKIAQTYYLTYKEPIPVSQLVQRVATLMQEYTQSGGVRPFGVSLLICGWDNDRPYLYQSDPSGAYFAWKATAMGKNAVNGKTFLEKRYSEDLELDDAVHTAILTLKEGFEGKMTADNIEIGICDQNGFQRLDPASIKDYLASIP; from the exons ATGGCTACCGAACGATACAGCTTTTCGTTGACCACGTTCAG TCCTTCCGGAAAACTCGTCCAACTGGAGTATGCATTGGCGGCCGTATCTGGCGGAGCTCCCTCCGTGGGCATTATAG CTTCCAACGGCGTCGTCATTGCCACAGAGAACAAACACAAGTCACCGCTGTATGAGCAGCACAGTGTACATCGCGTGGAGATGATCTACAACCACATCGGCATGGTGTACTCGGGAATGGGTCCGGACTACCGCCTGCTGGTCAAGCAGGCCCGCAAGATCGCCCAGACGTACTACCTGACCTACAAGGAGCCGATTCCAGTGTCACAGCTGGTGCAGCGCGTGGCCACGCTCATGCAGGAGTACACTCAGTCCGG TGGCGTTCGTCCCTTTGGCGTTTCCCTACTGATCTGCGGCTGGGACAATGATCGTCCGTATCTCTACCAATCCGATCCTTCGGGCGCCTACTTCGCCTGGAAGGCCACTGCCATGGGCAAGAACGCAGTGAACGGCAAAACTTTCCTGGAGAAGCG CTACAGCGAAGATCTGGAGCTGGACGACGCTGTTCACACCGCCATCCTTACGCTGAAAGAAGGTTTTGAGGGAAAAATGACTGCCGACAACATTGAGATCGGAATCTGCGATCAGAACGGATTCCAGCGTCTGGACCCCGCCTCAATCAAGGACTACTTGGCCAGCATCCCCTAA
- the CG46427 gene encoding uncharacterized protein, isoform A, producing the protein MSQETDPEPSLVPELKYEPTITADFFCLHTSPPLHIALHGMSALTHTRLSKNAFDLCLELMEAGVKSKALADIVLYILNCKNDAK; encoded by the coding sequence ATGTCGCAAGAAACCGATCCGGAACCAAGTCTCGTACCGGAGCTGAAATATGAGCCAACCATCACTGCCGATTTTTTTTGCCTGCACACATCGCCGCCCCTCCACATCGCCCTGCACGGCATGTCGGCCCTCACCCACACGCGTTTGTCGAAGAACGCATTCGATCTCTGTCTGGAATTGATGGAGGCGGGTGTCAAGTCGAAGGCCTTGGCGGACATAGTCCTGTACATACTGAACTGCAAGAATGATGCGAAATGA
- the NANS gene encoding N-acetylneuraminic acid synthase encodes MLLNDIISGKLVDSVYIIAEIGQNHQGCVETAKKMIWEAKKAGCHCVKFQKSDLPAKFTRSALDREYISDHAWGKTYGEHKEYLEFSKDQYLQLQAHCKELNVDFTASAMDERSLEFLSALNVPFIKIGSGDANNFPLLKKAANLNLPLVISTGMQTMQTVERIVQTMRESGKEDYALMHCVSSYPTDPKDCSLQLISVLRTRFPNVAIGYSGHELGVIISQAAVLLGARIVERHFTLDKSQKGSDHRCSLEPQELKALTTAITNFKLSSVPMPPQEIVKKLNGDEELEAALQHVESKTILPCELPCRNKLGKSIVAARNLNKGYRLQLADMAIKVSEPSGLTAEDFLDLVGKELADNIGEDEPILGNSIIN; translated from the exons ATGCTGTTAAACGATATCATAAGCGGAAAATTAGTTGATTCCGTCTATATTATAgcggaaattggccaaaaTCACCAAGGTTGTGTGGAAACAGCGAAGAAAATGATATGGGAGGCCAAAAAAGCCGGTTGCCACTGCGTCAAGTTTCAAAAATCGGATTTGCCAGCAAAGTTTACGAGATCCGCTCTAGATCGCGAATATATCAGTGATCACGCCTGGGGAAAAACGTACGGGGAGCACAAGGAGTACCTGGAGTTCTCCAAAGATCAGTATCTCCAGCTGCAGGCCCACTGCAAGGAGTTAAATGTGGACTTTACGGCTTCCGCCATGGATGAG AGATCGTTGGAGTTCCTTTCTGCTCTAAATGTTCCCTTCATCAAAATTGGTTCCGGAGACGCAAACAACTTTCCGCTTCTCAAAAAGGCCGCCAATTTGAACTTGCCCCTGGTGATCTCCACCGGAATGCAGACTATGCAAACTGTGGAGAGGATTGTGCAAACTATGCGGGAGTCAGGAAAAGAGGACTACGCTCTAATGCACTGCGTTTCATCGTACCCAACTGACCCAAAAGATTGCAGCTTGCAGTTGATATCCGTCTTAAGGACACGCTTTCCCAATGTGGCAATTGGGTACTCGGGTCATGAGCTGGGAGTGATCATTAGCCAGGCCGCCGTCTTGCTGGGAGCACGCATAGTGGAGCGCCACTTTACGCTGGACAAGAGTCAGAAGGGCTCCGATCATCGCTGCTCCCTAGAGCCGCAAGAATTAAAAGCTCTGACTACAGCCATCACCAACTTCAAACTCTCTTCAGTTCCCATGCCTCCACAAGAAATAGTTAAAAAGTTAAATGGAGATGAGGAACTAGAGGCAGCTCTTCAGCACGTTGAGTCTAAAACCATTTTGCCGTGCGAGCTGCCCTGCCGAAATAAACTGGGCAAATCTATTGTGGCAGCTAGGAATCTCAATAAGGGTTACAGGTTGCAATTGGCAGATATGGCCATTAAAGTCAGTGAACCCAGCGGCCTGACAGCGGAGGATTTCTTGGACTTGGTAGGCAAGGAATTGGCAGACAATATTGGTGAGGATGAACCCATACTTGGGAATAGTATAATCAATTGA